In Salvelinus namaycush isolate Seneca chromosome 20, SaNama_1.0, whole genome shotgun sequence, the following proteins share a genomic window:
- the LOC120064785 gene encoding lysyl oxidase homolog 2B-like produces the protein MPSRCPLLCHLAMLLCVWALCQAQSDTELPPGTPIIQLRLAGDKRKHYEGRVEVYYNGEWGTVCDDDFSIHAANILCRELGYVEAVSWSPSSKYGKGEGKEHRGVGA, from the coding sequence ATGCCGTCTCGGTGCCCTCTCCTGTGTCACCTAGCCATGCTACTCTGTGTGTGGGCACTATGCCAGGCCCAGTCGGACACCGAGCTTCCCCCTGGCACCCCCATCATCCAGCTGCGTCTGGCAGGGGACAAACGCAAGCACTACGAGGGCCGGGTGGAGGTCTACTACAATGGCGAGTGGGGCACGGTGTGCGACGACGACTTCTCTATCCATGCGGCCAACATATTGTGCAGAGAGCTGGGCTACGTGGAGGCCGTGTCCTGGTCCCCGTCCTCCAAGTACGGCAAGGGAGAAGGTAAGGAACACAGAGGAGTAGgggcttaa
- the tacc1 gene encoding transforming acidic coiled-coil-containing protein 1, whose product MSWLSPMSWAKWTWTAVRGAEEVEGQEVKEENGLLPCGGQREEEEERFQGCSSDSEGHFETPEAQSPVHAPLQFPEELETFTTDRADALGEEDEQLIVSGPARDPAPSLLFNQNMGQAKPPLAPEEEAPKEGPQTLPNTTDTAEVQPPIAGPSAQTNGAAKATASLDLGLPEEDRPLATSLDLGLTEEDRPLATSVDLGLTEEDRPLATSLDLGLPEEERPLATSLDLGLTKEASSTETLCNGHPIETIPEPQAKHTKTIPPSLKIKGAFSRASAQRDGDSDITLVPKASYNFNLDQFDNSFNPLASGGYKIQNSPAAFAADALPTMESLPVPSSLPTLGSLPVCSSSPPLCGTSSSPKMDVEEVKDSASEASEEPKPVKMEFGLDEAVEVKKTPPRRMGKKPSSKLAVKKPRAKATTTVPALTPAPEPVIAEPVVETVSETTSEPLSMPGASLSLDDVPIPKSTYNFDPNQWDDPNLNPFGGGGVKISSSPVLPKGSYSFDPHNFDNYVDPFKPSTALGSENSTSQDTPLPPPAEEAVKPKLEQPLDEGKRMCQTPKKSKDRIITNSCKVKKYENQSLVLNVCNQEEDVVVSQVQEMPRRIRHATDEEKLACSEIMDQKANEEAGMEVEEEEDSVCAKGPAKGPTKGPAKGPTKGPAKGPTKGLAITDNVKSQAMLDGPQAKITHYMKENEIFISSEELSITPRPKLIGCKGQDDKGSPSSMDTISLNEMDKAAVLTLIREEIITKEIEANEWKRKYEDSHMEVLEMRKIVVEYEKTVAQMIEDEQHKRSVLGSQKSVRQVTLERDQALADLNSVERSLSDLFRRYENMKTILEGFKKNEEVLKKCAQEYLVRVRQEEQRYHTLKIHAEEKLDKANEDIAQVRSKADSESVALHASLRKEQMKVDSLERALHQKNQEIEELTKICDELIAKLGTSD is encoded by the exons ATGTCTTGGCTGTCGCCCATGTCATGGGCCAAGTGGACGTGGACAGCAGTCCGGGGAGCAGAGGAGGTGGAGGGCCAGGAGGTGAAGGAGGAGAATGGACTGCTGCCCTGCGGAGGGCagcgagaggaggaggaagagagatttCAAGGCTGCAG ttcAGACTCAGAGGGCCACTTTGAAACCCCAGAGGCTCAGAGCCCTGTCCACGCTCCACTCCAATTCCCAGAAGAGCTCGAGACCTTCACCACTGACAGAGCAG ATGCTCTGGGGGAGGAAGATGAACAGCTGATAGTGTCTGGCCCAGCCAGGGATCCAGCTCCTAGCCTCCTCTTTAACCAGAACATGGGTCAGGCCAAGCCCCCCTTGGCCCCTGAGGAGGAGGCCCCTAAGGAGGGGCCACAAACACTGCCCAACACCACAGACACTGCAGAGGTTCAACCCCCAATAGCAGGCCCATCAGCCCAGACCAATGGAGCAGCAAAGGCCACTGCTTCTCTAGACTTAGGTCTACCTGAGGAGGATAGACCACTGGCTACTTCTCTAGACTTAGGCCTAACTGAGGAGGATAGACCACTGGCTACTTCTGTAGACTTAGGCCTAACTGAGGAGGATAGACCACTGGCTACTTCTCTAGACTTAGGCCTACCTGAAGAGGAGAGGCCACTTGCTACCTCTCTAGACTTAGGCCTAACTAAGGAGGCTAGCAGTACAGAGACGCTTTGTAATGGACACCCCATAGAGACCATCCCTGAACCTCAGGCCAAACACACTAAAACCATACCCCCTTCCCTGAAGATAAAGGGAGCCTTTTCCAGGGCTAGTGCACAGAGGGACGGGGACAGTGATATCACCCTAGTCCCTAAGGCTAGCTACAACTTCAACCTGGACCAATTCGACAACAGCTTCAATCCGTTGGCCAGCGGCGGCTACAAAATTCAGAACTCCCCGGCAGCTTTTGCAGCCGATGCCCTGCCCACAATGGAGTCGCTACCTGTACCTAGCTCCCTGCCCACACTGGGGTCGTTACCTGTATGCAGCTCTTCTCCACCGCTTTGTGGGACTAGTTCCTCACCTAAAATGGACGTTGAGGAGGTCAAAGATTCAGCATCGGAGGCATCAGAGGAGCCCAAGCCTGTGAAGATGGAGTTTGGGTTAGACGAGGCAGTCGAGGTAAAAAAAACACCGCCCAGGAGGATGGGTAAAAAGCCCAGCAGCAAGCTCGCCGTCAAGAAACCAAGGGCAAAAGCAACGACAACAGTACCTGCCCTAACGCCGGCACCCGAACCAGTAATAGCTGAACCGGTAGTAGAGACGGTTTCAGAAACGACTTCCGAACCGCTTTCCATGCCAGGTGCCTCCTTAAGTTTGGACGACGTTCCTATTCCCAAGTCCACTTATAACTTTGACCCCAACCAGTGGGATGACCCTAATTTGAACCCGTTTGGGGGTGGTGGTGTCAAAATAAGTAGTTCCCCGGTTTTGCCCAAAGGATCCTACAGCTTTGATCCTCACAACTTTGACAACTATGTGGACCCTTTTAAGCCATCTACAGCCCTGGGCAGCGAGAACTCAACCTCCCAGGATACCCCACTTCCTCCGCCAGCAGAGGAAGCAGTGAAACCAAAGCTGGAGCAGCCCCTGGATGAGGGGAAGAGAATGTGTCAGACTCCAAAGAAAAGCAAGGACAGGATCATCAC GAATTCGTGTAAGGTGAAGAAGTATGAAAACCAGTCCCTGGTCCTGAATGTCTgcaatcag GAAGAGGATGTGGTGGTGTCACAGGTCCAAGAAATGCCCCGCCGCATTCGCCATGCCACCGATGAGGAAAAGCTGGCTTGCAGTGAAATCATGGACCAGAAAGCCAATGAGGAGGCCgggatggaggtggaggaggaagaagacTCAGTGTGTGCCAAAGGCCCAGCTAAAGGCCCAACCAAAGGCCCAGCTAAAGGCCCAACCAAAGGCCCAGCTAAAGGCCCAACCAAAGGCCTGGCcatcacagacaatgtcaaaaGCCAGGCAATGCTGGATG GGCCACAGGCGAAGATAACACACTATATGAAGGAAAATGAGATTTTCATTTCA AGTGAAGAGCTGTCAATCACCCCAAGGCCAAAGTTGATTGGCTGCAAGGGACAGGATGACAAAGGTAGTCCCTCCTCCATGGATACCATATCGCTAAATGAGATGGACAAAGCAGCGGTGCTCACCTTGATCAGAGAGGAG ATAATCACTAAAGAGATAGAGGCCAACGAGTGGAAGAGAAAGTATGAAGACAGTCATATGGAGGTGTTAGAGATGAG GAAAATAGTGGTGGAGTACGAGAAAACAGTTGCACAGATGATTG AGGATGAGCAGCACAAGAGGAGTGTCCTGGGCTCCCAGAAGAGTGTCCGGCAGGTGACTCTGGAGCGGGACCAGGCCCTGGCCGACCTCAACTCTGTGGAGCGCTCACTCTCGGACCTCTTTAGACGTTACGAGAACATGAAGACCATCCTGGAAGGATTTAAGAAG aaTGAAGAGGTGCTGAAGAAGTGTGCCCAAGAGTATCTGGTCCGCGTCAGACAGGAGGAGCAGAGATACCACACACTCAAGATCCACGCTGAGGAAAAACTAGACAA GGCTAATGAAGACATAGCCCAGGTGCGCTCCAAGGCCGACTCAGAGAGTGTGGCTCTTCATGCCAGCCTGAGGAAAGAGCAGATGAAGGTGGACTCCTTGGAGAGAGCCCTCCACCAGAAG AATCAAGAAATCGAGGAGCTCACAAAGATCTGTGACGAACTAATAGCAAAGCTCGGGACATCAGACTGA